The DNA region CAAGAACGCGCGAATATCCGCGTCGATGTGGCTTGGACACGTGATCAGGATCACAACACTTCCTTACCTATTTTCAAAAACCCCGATTGGGCGAAAGGCTATGATCTCATCATTCACGACGAATGTGCGGCCGTGAACAAAGATGAAACAATCCTCAACAATATCCTTAAGGCTCACCAAACCGTCCCTGCCGTTCACCTTCATTGCGCCATTCATTCTTTTCGCGGCTCAGATAACCAATGGCACGAACACATTGGACTCTCCTCAACTAAACATGGCCCCCATGTTCCTATTGCGGTAGAAGTTCTTGAACCCAAGCACCCGATTACAAAAACTCTTGATAACTGGGTAACCGATAAAGAAGAACTCTACAATAACGCCGAAGTCTATGGCGCGACTCCCATTGCCATGGGAACTCAAAAGTACAAAAGAAACGGCAAAGACATCACCGATAAAGCGATTGTGGCTTGGGTCAACACCAAGTATGGCGCCCCATCATTCTCAACTTCCATGGGGCACTTCACTCACAATGTGGAAGCTCCTCGCTACCTTGAGCTGGTTACACGTGGTGCTCTTTGGGCCTGTGGTAAACTCAGCTCTCCCTCCTATCACCAGCCTTACACAGGAGATAATACTGTTATCGAAATGCCTTTCGATACGGTTCTGAAAACTTCAGCTACAACAAGTCAAGAGGGAAAAATGGCGGCCTTTGCCATTGATGGTGATAGTGAGACTCGCTGGTGTGCGAGCTCCGCAAAAAAGCCGACTTGGTTTCAATTAGAATTTCTGCGTATGACTTCTCTTTCGGCCATCGAGATTGAATGGGAGATTCAAAATCAATGGACGCAATACTCCATCGAAACTTCCCGCGATGGGAAAAATTGGAAACTCTTATTTGACGCTTCAAAAAATACGACTGCAGGAACCCGTAAGGATCTCGCCAAAATCCAATACATGCGTTACATGCGCATCAATATTCTCGGCCAGGAAAAAGACATGTGGCCCAGCATCCGTGAAATCCGCCTCTATGATTACACCGGCACAGAACTCACCCTAAAAAACAAGTAAACTCTAATGAAATTTCTAACTTATTCCCTACTCATATTTCTTTCTACTGAGCTATTCGCTCAGAGCTCAGGCTTAGCTCAAGTTAAGGAAACTGATCAGCGCCCCATCAAAGCCTTGCTAATTGCGGGTGGCTGCTGCCACGATTATGAAGCTCAGCATAAAATTTTATCCGAAGGCATTCAATCGCGTGCCAATATTCGCGTCGATGCCTATGTCAGCTTGAGCAAATCCCCCAATCCACCTTTGCCCCTCTTTGATGACCCCAATTGGGCCGAGGGCTACGACCTCATTATTCACGACGAATGTGCCGCCACTAATAAAGACAACAAGCATGTGGATAACATTCTCAAAGCTCATGAAAGCATTCCTGCCGTTCACCTTCACTGCGCCATGCACTCATTTCGCGGAGAAAAAAACGAAGCCTGGAATAAACACATTGGTCTCAAATCTACTCGCCATGGTCCCCATCTTCCCGTTGCAGTAGAAGTCACGGATAAAAGTCACCCCATCACCAAGGGTTTTCAGAACTGGGTAACTGGCAAAGAAGAACTCTACAACAATGAGGAAATCTATACTGCAGAGCCTCTTCTACAAGGAACTCAAAAATACAATAAAAAAGGAAAAGACATTGTCGACACCGCCATAGTTGCTTGGGTCAATACCCAACATGGCGCACGTTCTTTTTCCACTTCCCTCGGTCACTACAACGAGGTTGTAGCGAGTGACAAATACCTCGAGCTCGTCACGCGTGGCTCGCTCTGGGCTTGCGATAAACTGGATCAAAAATTTTATCATCAAGCCTACACGGGCAGCAACTTAGTCACCATCCTGAATAAAGATTTTAAAGCGGACCCAAAAAAGCCCCTTAGCACTGCTCCTCCCGCCGATGCAATTTTTGTTAAATTGTCTGCTAGTTCTACTCAAACGAGCAATAAAAACTTCATGGCTAATGTGATTGATGGCAATCCGAAAACTCGTTGGTGTGCAAATTCAGGCTCAGCTCCAGCTTGGTTACAAGTAAATTTTGAAACGCCTCAATCCATTCAAGCTGCGCAAATCGAATGGGAAATGCGTGATCAATGGACACAGTATAGAATTGAAACTTCCGCAGATGGAAAAAATTGGGAAACTCTTTTTGATGCCTCAAAAAATACTCAAGGCGGTCTTCGCAAAGATCAATTTAAAGCCACCAATACCTCATATTTACGCGTCACCTTTTTACGCCAAGAACGCGGTATGTGGCCCAGCTTATGGGAACTCAACTTATTCGATCAAGCAGGCAAAAAACTCAAACTTCATGAGAGAACTCAAAAAGTAAGTGTCCCGGTTAGTTTAGATCAATTTAAAAAAAGCGGTAACTACAAGCCCCATCCTCATCGTTTGTCCCCCGTCGAAGAAAAGGAACTTCTCAAAGACATTTCAGTTCCCGAGGGTTTTGAGAAATCAATTTTTGCTCCTTGGCAAATGGCCAATTATCCCACCTATGTCGCAGCTGCCCCTAGTGGTGATCTCTATGTCTCCTCCGATGGTAATGCGTCTGGTAACCGCAATCCCGGTCGTGGACGTATCCTGCGCTTGCGAGATAATGATGCTGATGGCCGTGCCGATGAAGTCACGGAATTTGTGCGTGACATTGATTCACCTCGCGGCATTGTATGGGATCACGACCGCCTTTATGTTTTGCACCCTCCGCATATCACCGTTTTCCACGATCAGGATGGCGATGGCATGGCCGATTCCTCCAAACGCCTCATTTCCAATATTGCTTTTGGCTTTAAAGATCGTTCTGCTGACCACACCACCAATGGTTTGGAAATGGGGATTGATGGCTGGATCTATATTGCCGTGGGTGACTTCGGCTTTATGAAGGCTACAGGTACAGATGGACGCGAGATGCAATTGCGCGGTGGGGGCGTCGTACGCTTTCGCCCTGATGGTACCGGTATGGAACTCTTTTCCGGCGGAACCCGAAATATTTACGGTATCGCTATCACACCCAAGCTCGATATGATCTCCAGGGATAATACCAATGATGGTGGTGGATGGGATGTTCGCATGCATCAGCACAGCGGTTTAGAGGATCACGGTTACCCGCGCCTCTACATGAATTTCCAAGATGAAATCATTCAGCCCTTAGCCGATTATGGCGGTGGTTCTGGTGTGGGAGCTTTTTATCTCGGCGAGCCTGGAATTCCCTCCGAGTGGAATCAACGCCCCTACACCTGCGACTGGGGAAGACAGGGCTCTTACCGTCACATATTAACTCAGCAAGGAAGTCTTCTTAAGGAAGAAAAAAAGCCAGATATCTTCATTAAAATGACGCGTCCAACTGATGCTGATGTGGATGGTCTAAGCAACATCTATCAAGCTTCATGGAAGGGACCCGCTAATTATTTTTGGAAGGGAGTTGATCAAGGCTATATTGCAAAAGTACGCCCTAAGAATTTCCAAGCCGAGGCACTGCCACCATTTGAAAAACTCAGTGAAGATCAACTGATTGCGCTCATCGCAAACTCAAGGAGTCACGTTCGTCGCCTCAATGCTCAGCGCATGATTCTACGCAAGCCTTTTAAAAAGGAAACTCAAGAGAAGCTTTTGCGGGAAACGCAAAATCAACAGCTCAACTTAGATAATAGAATCGCCCTACTCTATACTTTTTCTCAGCGCGGTGTCGATAGCACGTTCAGTGAAGCCGTCATCAAGGCTCTCACGCAAGCTTTTGACAATGAGCAAGAACTCATGCCCTTCGTCGTACGCGCTCTGGGTGACATGGCGATTGACAAAAGAACCACTCAACAAGCGAGTCCCGTACCTTCTGAATTCTTAAAGGCTGCACTTAAATCAAATCAGCCGAAACTGGTCCTCGAAGCTATCATTGCTGCCACTCGTCAAGAAAAAATGGATTTGGCCTATGTCATTGCCGATCAACTTGCTAGTCAAGACAAGCTCATTTTTCACACTGCTTTCCAGGCTCTTGCCAAGCTCAATGCTTATCAAGCCGCCCTTTTTAAACTCGGGTCACCCACTACACGCCAAGGCGCCAGTTTTGCCCTCATGCGCATGCACGACCCCAAGCTCGTTCAAAAACTCATCACCCAAGTACAAAAAGAAAAAAATGGGCAAATTCAGCAAGCCATCATTGCTGTCCTTGCACGCCTTTATCATCGCGAAGCGCAGTGGCAAGGAGATAGCTGGTCGACTCGTCCCGATACCCGTGGCCCTTACTACCAGTTAGCCACTTGGGAAGCCTCTGAATCAATCCTCGAAACTCTGAACCAATTCCTTGAAGCACCTCAAACTCCTAAAGCACTCAATGCTGCTATAGTGGGAGAAATCGGTAAAAATCGCATCCAAAATGATCGTGGCCTCGTGCAAATCATTAAATTAGCCGAAAGCGATGCGAGCCTCTTGCCCACAGTTTTGAGCCAACTTGCTGATAAAGATAACATCCCACCCAATGCTGTCCCCCTCATCATCAGTGCTGCACATAACTCAAAATCCAGCGCCTCAAGTTTAGCTCAAGCCGTTCAGCTACTGATAAAAATTGATCACCCCAAAGTTTACCCCGCAATGATGGCTGCATTGAGCTCAATCCTGCGCGATAATAAAGCGGTAAAAGTCCGTAGCGAAGTACGCAAAAAACTTTTCAACTCCCCAAAACTCGAGAATTATACCGATCAATTTGTTAAAAGTTTAAGTCAGCCCACAATTCCTTTTGAAGATCAATGGGCGGCCCAAGCCTTGCTCCATTTGGCTAATGCTAAAGGTATCGGTAAGGAAGCTCAACACAAAAGCCGTCTCGCCATTGATAAAACTTGGCAAGACGACAATAAAAAAGCCAACCTCATACAAGCGGCTCACCGTTCTAGTAATCCCTACCTCAACAATCGCATTCGTCTTGTAATCAATCACCCGAATGAAGGGGTCAAAGCTTGGGCAAAAGCCGCTATGCGCAGCCTACGCATTCAAGCGCCTGGCGAAGATAAAACGCCCAAGATCGCCAGTCTCAAAGTGGAAGATGCCATGACACAAGTGATCAACTATAAAAAAGGTGATGCCGCCTTAGGTGAAGCCATTTATACTCGCGCCAGTTGCTCCGCTTGCCATACTGTATCGCCTGATGAGGCTCCCAAAGGCCCCTACCTCGGCAATATCGCCAGCATCCTCCGTCGTCAAGATTTGGTGGAATCTATCTTGCTTCCCAACAAATCCATTTCTCAAGGTTTTGCGACCCAAATGATCAGCCTAAAAAGTGGCCAGAGCATCATGGGCTTTGTTACTGACGAGAGTGGTGATAGCGTCTCCATGCGCGATATCTCGAGTGAGGAGCATAGCTTCAAGAAAAGCGAAATCTCCAGCCGTCAAAAGCTGCCCACTTCACTCATGCCACCTGCCCTCATGAATAACTTCACGGTCCATGAATTCGCTAGCTTGATTGACTACCTCAACAAACTCGCAAAAAAGGATGAGTAGCACTTTTAAAATCCAAATACTACAAGGAAACTAAACGCCTCCTAGTCCACAATTATTTATGCAAAATATACTTTAATTCTCAATAGGTCTTTGTTATGCCCTCCCTTAAAACTTTACTACTAGTTATTGTAATGTTATCCTCGGCACTTTTTGCCAGCTCACCAGATCGCTACAATGTAGTTTGGGATAGCCCCAGTAAGGATCAGCATGGTTCGATGCCACTCGGCAATGGCTCCACCGGCATCAATGCGTGGATTGAACCCAACGGCGACCTCGTCTTCTATATTTCTAGAACTGATTCTTGGGGGGATAATGGACGTCTACTAAAAGTGGGCAAAGTACGAATCAAACTAGCTCCAGCTCCAGCTAGCAATGATTTTTTACAAACACTTAGTTTAGTCGACGGGACTCTGAAGGCCCGTTATGGCGACACCGACATCCGCCTCTGGGTCGATGCGAATAATCCAGTGATTCATGCCGAATTTAATGGCCCACAGAAAACAGCAGCGACTGCGTCGATTGAGCTATGGCGTACAAAGCAGTTCTCTATACCAAGTTCTTGGGAATGTAGCGATGTTCACCTCTTTCGACCCAGACCTGGAGAAAAATGGGGCAATCTCGGCCCCACGGTAATGGAACCAGACAATCTTCTCAACAATAAAAAAGACCGTATCGGATGGTATCATCGCAATATCAAATCCGTGGGCCCCGCAATGCATGCTAAAATCCAGGGCATGGCCGATTTCAAACGTACAGATCCGCTACTGCACCGAACTTTTGGAGCTATTATCACGACGAAAAACGGCAAAAAAATTGATAACACCCATCTACTCTCGCCGCAATCGAAGAATCATCGCTTCGATATTTACGTACATACCGAACACCCCGCGACAGAACACCAATGGCTAAATGCCTTGGAACAACTTATTGCGCAGACCGAGTCAATCCCTTTCGAAAAACGTCGCTCCGCACACGCTGCATGGTGGAAGGCTTTTTGGCAACGAAGTTGGATTCACGCCACTCAAAGCTCAAAAAATGAGATTAGCAAAAGCCTTATCCCCGCAAACAAACTCAATTTCAGCTTCGGAATCGATTCGAATGGCAATAGCCGCTTTGCAGGCAAGATGGGACGCACTTCCTTGCTGAATGTGGCATTGGATGAAAACGCGATTCGCCAGCTCGCTCAAGATCAAGAGAGCCTAAGCGGTTTTAATCCGAAAGAACTTCTTTTTTCTGCGACGCCGAACTTGCATACGGAGCTACCCAACTCGGATCAATGGACCAATTCTCCTGCACTAACAGCAGAGGCCTGGATTCTCCCAGATACCCATGCGGGCAGCGTTCGTATTTTAAATAAAACTTTGGTGGGTAGTAATGAGGGCTTTCTTCTCGATACATACCCAGGAAATAGCTTGCGCCTCATCGTAGGCGAAAAGGTCTTAATGGTAAAGGACTGCCTCGTCCCCGAAGAATGGAACCACCTTGCAGTTGTCATAGATTCCCAGGCGGGAACTATTGCCCTCTATCACAATGGGGAAAAAATCGCTGAAGAAAAACCTGAGCGCTCGCTGACAGATGCCTATATCGTGAGTCGTGCCTATGCATTGCAGCGCTACATCAACGCCTGTGCTGGACGTGGCGCCTATCCGATTAAATTTAATGGCTCGATCTTTACCGTAGAGGGCTTTGCAGACGGAAAAAGTCGCGGGCCAGATTACCGTCGCTGGGGTTCTGGCTACTGGTGGCAAAACACCCGCCTCCCCTATATCAGCATGCTAACTTCCGGTGATGTGGAAATGACCAAGCCCCTCTACAAAATGTACTGTCAGGATTTATTTGAATACCACAAGCAGCGCACACGACGCCATACGGGCCACGGTGGCATCTATGTCCCCGAATGTATGTATTTTTGGGGAGAAATGTTTGCAGAGACCTATGGAAAAAAACCTTTTGAAGAACGAAAAGACAAACTCCAAGATAATCGCTATCACAAGTGGGAGTGGGTCTCTGGACTCGAAATGACTTTTATGATGCTCGATCGCTACGAGCACACCCTCGACGAAAAATTCCTCAAAGAAACCACCCTCCCCTTTGCCACAGAAGTTCTTAAATTCTTTGTCGAACATTACCAAACCGATAAAAATGGCAAGCTGGTAATGAACCCAGCTCAGGCCTTGGAAACTTGGTGGGAATGTACCAACCCCATGGATCCCGTATCGGGCATGCGCGCGGTCACCAATCGTTTACTTGACTTACCTGAACACCTGAGTAGCCCTAAATTACGCCAATACTGGGCGCAAGTACAGGCAAAAGTCCCACCGCTTCCGACCCGTGAATATCAAGGTGAGACGATTTTTGCGCCAGCTGAAAAATTTGCTGTCTGTAAAAATGGTGAAGTTCCTGAACTTTACTGTGTTTTTCCCTTCCGCTTGGCCTCTTTCGAGAAAGCAAATGCGGAAATGGCAAGGCGCACTCTGCACCACCGCAAAGCACGCGGCAACAGCGGCTGGCGTCAGGATGAAATTTTCATGGCCTACCTAGGGCTTGCCGACGAGGCTCAAAAAAACTTGGTAGGACGAGCAAAAAACAAGCATAAAGGCTCGCGTTTTCCGGCCTTCTGGGGCCCCAATATGGATTGGATTCCCGATCAAGACCATGGTGGTATTTTGACCAAAGCTTTCCAGTCAATGATCCTACAGAGCGATGGCAAAAAAATCTTTCTGCAACCCGCTTGGCCCAAAGATTGGAACGCCACCTTTAAACTGCACGCACCTTATAAAACCGTCATTGAGGGACAGGTCGTAAATGGTAAAATCACAAAGCTAAAAGTTACGCCAAAATCACGCACCAAGGACGTGGTCATGGCATCAGATTTCAAACAGCCATAATAAATCATCACTAAAAACGGATACAAAGAAGATGCAATCGACAATGAGAACAAGAATTATAATCGCCATAGTCTGCCTATTGAATGGCATTGTTCACGCAGCTCCACCGACCTATCCCGAATCGGTGCCCACACCAACGCAGATAAATGTTGCCTACGGAACACACGAACGGCAGGTACTCGATTTCTGGATGGCCCCCTCAGCATCGGCCACTCAACCCGCGCCCTTAGTCTTCTATATTCACGGGGGCTCTTGGCAGATGGGTAGTAAGGAGATCATTCGAGGATGTGTAGATGTCAAGGCCTTGCTAGAGGCAGGCATTTCAGTGGTCGGAATTAACTACCGTTATGTCAGTCAGGCAAAGGCAGCGGGAATTACACCACCGGTCAAAGCACCTTTAAACGATGCCGCTCGCGCTCTACAATTTGTACGTAGCAAGGCTTTGCAATGGAATATCGATAGCACTCGCATCGCAGCAACGGGTGCCTCGGCAGGCGGATGCTCATCGCTTTGGTTGGCGTATCACGACGATATGGCCGATCCCTCTAATATTGATCCTATTGCGCGTCAATCGACCCGCCTTTTTTGTGCAGCTGTGCGAGTTCCGCAAACCTCACTTGATCCCCAACAAATGAAAGATTGGCTCACCCGCATTGGCTACGGCGGCCATGCCTTCAACGTGAGCAATAATGAGTTTTTGAGCTCGCGCCATAAACTTCTTCCTTGGATCAAAGCATATTCCCCCTATGCTCATGTGAGTGCAGACGATCCACCAGTCGCCATCTATTACGATAAGAACCTTAAAGATGACCTCGGCGCCCACAGCCCTCAATTTGCCTTCCACCTCCAGAAACGATGCCAAGAATTGGACCTATTTTGCGAGGTTCGCTATGCTGAATTCAATGGCTATCGACAATATGAGGCAACGCGTTATTTGATCAAAACCTTAAAGGGCCCTGCGCTTAAAAACGCTCCCAAAAAATATGATGTTAGCGCTAAAAATCACCGCCTGCCCGCCTTTAAAAAAGGCAGCCGAGTGCTCTTCATCGGCGACTCCATCACAGATATGAACCGGGGCCGTAATGAGCGTGATCGCAATCACTATCTAGGCCATAGTTTTGTATTTCTGATCGCTGGAAAATTGGGTGTGGACCTCCCCAAGGCACAATTAGATTTTTATAACCGAGGTATCAGTGGCAATACGATTGCACAGCTCAAAGCCCGTTGGCAAAAAGATGTCATCGCTATGCGTCCGGATCTTTTGACCATTCTGATCGGAACTAATGATGTGGGTAAAAAAGTTAAACCCCATGATTTTGAAAATGACTACCGTACGATTTTAAGTGCCAGTCGCAAAATGAACCCAAAGCTCAAAATCGTCCTCTTGGACCCATTTGTTTTACAATCAGGCAGTTTAAAAAACGAAAGATCTTGGAATTCACGGCGCTCCGCGACCGACCAATTGCGCCCCATTGTCGCCAAACTAGCCAAGGACTTCGACGCCGTTCACATCAAGACCCAAGACCTTTTCGATACAGCGGCTCAATCATCATCTCCAGACTACTGGTTGTGGGATGGCATCCACCCCTTACCGCAAGGGCATGAACTCATCACTCGCCACTGGCTAAGAGCGGTAAGTGCGCGCTGGCCACAGGAGACTCTGGCTACTCAAACTCACCAG from Lentisphaera araneosa HTCC2155 includes:
- a CDS encoding GDSL-type esterase/lipase family protein, which gives rise to MRTRIIIAIVCLLNGIVHAAPPTYPESVPTPTQINVAYGTHERQVLDFWMAPSASATQPAPLVFYIHGGSWQMGSKEIIRGCVDVKALLEAGISVVGINYRYVSQAKAAGITPPVKAPLNDAARALQFVRSKALQWNIDSTRIAATGASAGGCSSLWLAYHDDMADPSNIDPIARQSTRLFCAAVRVPQTSLDPQQMKDWLTRIGYGGHAFNVSNNEFLSSRHKLLPWIKAYSPYAHVSADDPPVAIYYDKNLKDDLGAHSPQFAFHLQKRCQELDLFCEVRYAEFNGYRQYEATRYLIKTLKGPALKNAPKKYDVSAKNHRLPAFKKGSRVLFIGDSITDMNRGRNERDRNHYLGHSFVFLIAGKLGVDLPKAQLDFYNRGISGNTIAQLKARWQKDVIAMRPDLLTILIGTNDVGKKVKPHDFENDYRTILSASRKMNPKLKIVLLDPFVLQSGSLKNERSWNSRRSATDQLRPIVAKLAKDFDAVHIKTQDLFDTAAQSSSPDYWLWDGIHPLPQGHELITRHWLRAVSARWPQETLATQTHQPTQAILTCPSGHLPWKNLSEAHIDKSVDGDLKTKWCYVHHRRPMQWQVQLAAPRVVSGYSFTSANDVPKRDPKEWKWQGSSDGVNWTLLDHRKNQLPFPTRLSKRSYTFENTKAYTFYRLTLLANQGDGHYQFAEIELEGINNITKP
- a CDS encoding discoidin domain-containing protein, giving the protein MFLSPSLSISKSSAFFILISILTINLSAVEDCCGGQLNEGVVNTLDEKAFLKEDSAPVLASPISSESKTLKALLIAGGCCHDYATQTKILSKGIQERANIRVDVAWTRDQDHNTSLPIFKNPDWAKGYDLIIHDECAAVNKDETILNNILKAHQTVPAVHLHCAIHSFRGSDNQWHEHIGLSSTKHGPHVPIAVEVLEPKHPITKTLDNWVTDKEELYNNAEVYGATPIAMGTQKYKRNGKDITDKAIVAWVNTKYGAPSFSTSMGHFTHNVEAPRYLELVTRGALWACGKLSSPSYHQPYTGDNTVIEMPFDTVLKTSATTSQEGKMAAFAIDGDSETRWCASSAKKPTWFQLEFLRMTSLSAIEIEWEIQNQWTQYSIETSRDGKNWKLLFDASKNTTAGTRKDLAKIQYMRYMRINILGQEKDMWPSIREIRLYDYTGTELTLKNK
- a CDS encoding DUF7133 domain-containing protein, translating into MKFLTYSLLIFLSTELFAQSSGLAQVKETDQRPIKALLIAGGCCHDYEAQHKILSEGIQSRANIRVDAYVSLSKSPNPPLPLFDDPNWAEGYDLIIHDECAATNKDNKHVDNILKAHESIPAVHLHCAMHSFRGEKNEAWNKHIGLKSTRHGPHLPVAVEVTDKSHPITKGFQNWVTGKEELYNNEEIYTAEPLLQGTQKYNKKGKDIVDTAIVAWVNTQHGARSFSTSLGHYNEVVASDKYLELVTRGSLWACDKLDQKFYHQAYTGSNLVTILNKDFKADPKKPLSTAPPADAIFVKLSASSTQTSNKNFMANVIDGNPKTRWCANSGSAPAWLQVNFETPQSIQAAQIEWEMRDQWTQYRIETSADGKNWETLFDASKNTQGGLRKDQFKATNTSYLRVTFLRQERGMWPSLWELNLFDQAGKKLKLHERTQKVSVPVSLDQFKKSGNYKPHPHRLSPVEEKELLKDISVPEGFEKSIFAPWQMANYPTYVAAAPSGDLYVSSDGNASGNRNPGRGRILRLRDNDADGRADEVTEFVRDIDSPRGIVWDHDRLYVLHPPHITVFHDQDGDGMADSSKRLISNIAFGFKDRSADHTTNGLEMGIDGWIYIAVGDFGFMKATGTDGREMQLRGGGVVRFRPDGTGMELFSGGTRNIYGIAITPKLDMISRDNTNDGGGWDVRMHQHSGLEDHGYPRLYMNFQDEIIQPLADYGGGSGVGAFYLGEPGIPSEWNQRPYTCDWGRQGSYRHILTQQGSLLKEEKKPDIFIKMTRPTDADVDGLSNIYQASWKGPANYFWKGVDQGYIAKVRPKNFQAEALPPFEKLSEDQLIALIANSRSHVRRLNAQRMILRKPFKKETQEKLLRETQNQQLNLDNRIALLYTFSQRGVDSTFSEAVIKALTQAFDNEQELMPFVVRALGDMAIDKRTTQQASPVPSEFLKAALKSNQPKLVLEAIIAATRQEKMDLAYVIADQLASQDKLIFHTAFQALAKLNAYQAALFKLGSPTTRQGASFALMRMHDPKLVQKLITQVQKEKNGQIQQAIIAVLARLYHREAQWQGDSWSTRPDTRGPYYQLATWEASESILETLNQFLEAPQTPKALNAAIVGEIGKNRIQNDRGLVQIIKLAESDASLLPTVLSQLADKDNIPPNAVPLIISAAHNSKSSASSLAQAVQLLIKIDHPKVYPAMMAALSSILRDNKAVKVRSEVRKKLFNSPKLENYTDQFVKSLSQPTIPFEDQWAAQALLHLANAKGIGKEAQHKSRLAIDKTWQDDNKKANLIQAAHRSSNPYLNNRIRLVINHPNEGVKAWAKAAMRSLRIQAPGEDKTPKIASLKVEDAMTQVINYKKGDAALGEAIYTRASCSACHTVSPDEAPKGPYLGNIASILRRQDLVESILLPNKSISQGFATQMISLKSGQSIMGFVTDESGDSVSMRDISSEEHSFKKSEISSRQKLPTSLMPPALMNNFTVHEFASLIDYLNKLAKKDE
- a CDS encoding DUF5703 domain-containing protein; the encoded protein is MPSLKTLLLVIVMLSSALFASSPDRYNVVWDSPSKDQHGSMPLGNGSTGINAWIEPNGDLVFYISRTDSWGDNGRLLKVGKVRIKLAPAPASNDFLQTLSLVDGTLKARYGDTDIRLWVDANNPVIHAEFNGPQKTAATASIELWRTKQFSIPSSWECSDVHLFRPRPGEKWGNLGPTVMEPDNLLNNKKDRIGWYHRNIKSVGPAMHAKIQGMADFKRTDPLLHRTFGAIITTKNGKKIDNTHLLSPQSKNHRFDIYVHTEHPATEHQWLNALEQLIAQTESIPFEKRRSAHAAWWKAFWQRSWIHATQSSKNEISKSLIPANKLNFSFGIDSNGNSRFAGKMGRTSLLNVALDENAIRQLAQDQESLSGFNPKELLFSATPNLHTELPNSDQWTNSPALTAEAWILPDTHAGSVRILNKTLVGSNEGFLLDTYPGNSLRLIVGEKVLMVKDCLVPEEWNHLAVVIDSQAGTIALYHNGEKIAEEKPERSLTDAYIVSRAYALQRYINACAGRGAYPIKFNGSIFTVEGFADGKSRGPDYRRWGSGYWWQNTRLPYISMLTSGDVEMTKPLYKMYCQDLFEYHKQRTRRHTGHGGIYVPECMYFWGEMFAETYGKKPFEERKDKLQDNRYHKWEWVSGLEMTFMMLDRYEHTLDEKFLKETTLPFATEVLKFFVEHYQTDKNGKLVMNPAQALETWWECTNPMDPVSGMRAVTNRLLDLPEHLSSPKLRQYWAQVQAKVPPLPTREYQGETIFAPAEKFAVCKNGEVPELYCVFPFRLASFEKANAEMARRTLHHRKARGNSGWRQDEIFMAYLGLADEAQKNLVGRAKNKHKGSRFPAFWGPNMDWIPDQDHGGILTKAFQSMILQSDGKKIFLQPAWPKDWNATFKLHAPYKTVIEGQVVNGKITKLKVTPKSRTKDVVMASDFKQP